In the Candidatus Bathyarchaeum sp. genome, TGCTAACTGCATTAAATACAAGTCAAGTTGTTTATTGTTTGAGATAACTTCTTGTAAACTTATGCTGGTTACTTTGCTGTTCTGTAATGCAACCATTTTGTTTCGTTCGTTGTTCTTTAGCAAAGTTACCGCCTTATCAGCAAACAAATTAGCTAACAACCTACTTCGAGCTGAAGGGTTTCCACCTCTTTGAGCATAGCCCATTACACTTAAGCGGACCTCTGTGTCGTCAATTTTTTCAATTTCAGATATCAGTTTACGGGTGTCACCAATTCCTTCTGCGGCGACAATAATTCCGGATTTTTTTCCGATTGCCCTGTTTATCTTTAAAGTTTCAACTACTTCTTTAACAGTAAAATCAACTTCAGGAACTAAAATCACCTCAGCCCCAACAGTCAAACCAATAGTCAACGCCAAAAATCCCCGTTTTCGACCCATGACCTCTACAACAAAAACCCGTTCATGCGCATTGGCAGTATCCCGGATTTTGTCGATCTCATTAATTGCCGTGTTTACTGCAGTGTCAAATCCAATTGTTTCTTCAGTTCCATACACATCGTTATCTATAGTTGCAGGAATCCCGACAACTGCCACGTCAGAAACTTCACTTAATGCCAATCCTCCATGCATGGAACCATCCCCGCCAACAACTACTAATCCTTCTACACCATCTTCAGCAAGGTTTTCTGCAGCTTTTTTCATACCTTCATGGGTTCGAAATTCAGGACTGCGGGATGTTCGCAAAATGGTTCCTCCAACATGAAGAATCCCCCCGACATTACGAGGAGTTAGCACTCTAAATTTGTTTGAAATTATGCCATCCCATCCCCGCTCAAAACCTAAAACTTCTAAGCGTTTAGAGCAAGCAACACGAGTAACAGCTCGTATGGTTGCGTTCATTCCAGGTGCGTCTCCACCGCTTGTAACTAAACCAATTCTGTTCATAATCAGTTCCTCAACAACAGCAACCTAATTGTAGATGTAACAAAATAATAAAGTTAAGCAAAACATCAAGCTCGGAATTTTGCTACACGATTCGCAATCAAGGTGGCTACTGCTCCA is a window encoding:
- a CDS encoding ATP-dependent 6-phosphofructokinase, encoding MNRIGLVTSGGDAPGMNATIRAVTRVACSKRLEVLGFERGWDGIISNKFRVLTPRNVGGILHVGGTILRTSRSPEFRTHEGMKKAAENLAEDGVEGLVVVGGDGSMHGGLALSEVSDVAVVGIPATIDNDVYGTEETIGFDTAVNTAINEIDKIRDTANAHERVFVVEVMGRKRGFLALTIGLTVGAEVILVPEVDFTVKEVVETLKINRAIGKKSGIIVAAEGIGDTRKLISEIEKIDDTEVRLSVMGYAQRGGNPSARSRLLANLFADKAVTLLKNNERNKMVALQNSKVTSISLQEVISNNKQLDLYLMQLAKTLSI